A window from Drosophila kikkawai strain 14028-0561.14 chromosome 2L, DkikHiC1v2, whole genome shotgun sequence encodes these proteins:
- the Wdr62 gene encoding uncharacterized protein Wdr62 isoform X2 → MRHLIMTPASLSASTPTLSTLHHQRMALQSQSSSQSPLTSASQSPLTPSQSSFFGSPKFPANYERSEKIKLKKVLGLTVCSNAALDVSPVSGLLAYPAGCTVVLFNAKRQTQAYLVNTSRKAFTSVAFSRCGRYVATGECGINPAIKVWELETPNGSLEHCSGGSVVAEFVDHKYAVTCVAFSPTGKYLVSVGSQHDMIVNVFDWRANLKMASNKISSKVAAVCFSEDGGYFVTVGNRHVKYWYLEGGRKYKDPIPLMGRSAILGDLRDNDFCAVACGKGVCAESTYAITRQGHLVEFSSRRLLDKWVQCRTTNANCICVNERFILVGCAESIIRIFNAETLEYVTTLPRTHYLGVDVAQGIQINHIMSVPQQAKFPDCIAMVFDEQRSKVSCVYNDHSLYIWDLRDISRVGKSHSFLYHSTCIWGVETVPYNVEREPSQTLPEECFVTCSSDDTIRVWGLDGCTNNDIYRRNIYSKELLKIVYSDEELQFIKDQGSSLFDKAGNSSYDGRNGVRCIKISPELQHLASGDRCGNIRVYNLVYLRLLTTIEAHESEVLCLEYSNDKIERKLLASASRDRLIHVFDVAQNYLLLQTLDDHSSSITSIKFVGAGLNFQMISCGADKSIMFRSFQGNIFMRGTNTSGKTTLYDMEVDSNSKHILTACQDRNVRVYGTQNAKQTKTFKGSHSDEGSLIKLSLDPSGIYVATSCTDKTLAVYDYYSSECMARMYGHSELVTGLKFTNDCRHLISASGDGCIFIWQVPHDMIVTMQARMSQQRLRSGHAPLPRPLAPLSPQDGIVMESPTSEMEQPKFGVTERFSDVGQLPQWAMRKAAGDSDSGALSIPTPSGGVGSHLPPALQAASSMGNLSSSPSQQLPGMAPRPRGRWSQRSSQLETADDLRSNSESPLGTVSSVGGHSGVNVQTSDYNSASSKDIMYNQTYLSEDSSIDSGMETRRGELKFIGSSNNGTVVTVSSVSSLAVSATNGAITTGSGPAGQQQQQQRLQLPDKRGKPGLRFDTQTHDHDGDVEDISDGERTSSDHGMFYNNLAPSTPTDFKVTAMNEEELRKSMRRSKFEKSGLQLATSGLSGNGSSHTASTGTGTGTSDTEDEGSTPSAENAERSLASTLGGSSENLPQSNNSFLHAALPEGPGLTSPMERGTSSRRSISAKHNTENGKSVAAPPTITKSYTSTKKEELLQVINKVKQQLENVGHRPLRGSHSISDLSLAANLDGSRSTGGGGPGRYTKPVVSHDTLQYTSTQNPTTTTATAAAPNVNSQQQHQQQLPHQQCIPSAASQQFFNCAAPKSKLQQNFQTMRQVQQHYPPYPHHVGVHQIHPPPGVPFGGSSSAVQHRQQHHQQQHHQQQSQLQQRVKRNPAGNNRRTPSILKHYKSCPVSPVHEEVEWSAEGNERGALLGEPKRHSVYADDARTILDMIHADTEKMIDEITRKYGDLDEPCSIPASYSMPANLRGLGGLGSTGDSTPTGRTTQYYVYREFYQCERKVSLSDILQPEQFAASQRRLDEARFLETQRHSSASFFLTGQQSQESLSLLSDGDGAGSYCNSLESVLSDESDCQSAPLDYPQAQVTQVLQQRHAGIRNFIIHGPVSKSYGNSPNAYGSFDYYMRQQHHATTTATDSFDVTGYNLEPLKPLPSSKTYPRIAQVQASENIPTLRSKNKQYNSGVNKSLSTDFAQQRQQRNSNPMQSGDSNMMFVKKPLKPKPPVPAKPQNLVSTLSHVEKQQKQQKEQQKSQSRTASVVRQFEHNLQKFEKEKQRERDHQQRRPTAMRSSVSSGALAGGGSGTGTGTQSCLKKVSRFDTSESSRRATSVRQKNRPKISVRFNTVSQIKYTPSAKRERQRQAREAEEEESPPELEVGSLPSDYGERSFEMYFAENGNAPENLENMQTLKLYTKPQLQAVVDEIQQEREKYRKNLDNAGRISGKGGSTSHQCQNIAKKIDIIEKLIEMEERKMEQIRLATESRLRPFNCNAKEKGYVKSLTMNFDMLARGEEPAEDEELTSKDASDLCAYARNMRRNCSLPDVLESTDFTGIYSSQGVELAKEVRADDEGREEPENTAADGPHCEDKGPTTATTVVLRMEPGNPKTINPMPIEESSIRRACSLSDLHMGNFGKPGKSTGGTPQKPQIQHRNGNISRSASKRNSLQGKTGLGASSNSMNVLNQGSDSEPEDSNRLRSASNGQGRSNGPIAANRQYSNKINNANNNRRKTPNFSSATPQMQDDSSSEETPNNTVNNKPIVPPRPRNLGFDHKSKLLGSPVGNANKQRSGVTSLEEYEGTDPEAQVHNVINKLYTTTQAAMQLHANLKNSLLLKELENALIMSRNMLSSITTNRQAEKTNNGVGVGVGQGMGVGNSGGGLNHDQLSADNGDYLMMVNNCADLLSNLRTKHKPDDCENNS, encoded by the exons aTAAAACTCAAAAAAGTCCTGGGCCTGACTGTGTGCAGCAATGCGGCTTTGGATGTGTCCCCAGTCAGCGGCCTGCTGGCCTATCCAGCTGG CTGCACCGTGGTGCTATTCAATGCCAAGCGCCAGACACAGGCCTACCTGGTCAACACCTCCCGCAAAGCATTCACATCCGTGGCCTTTTCGCGCTGCGGGCGCTACGTGGCCACCGGCGAATGTGGCATAAATCCGGCCATTAAGGTCTGGGAGCTGGAGACTCCCAACGGCAGTCTGGAGCACTGCAGCGGCGGCAGTGTGGTGGCGGAATTCGTGGACCACAAATATGCCGTCACCTGTGTG GCCTTTTCGCCCACGGGCAAGTACCTGGTATCAGTGGGCTCGCAGCACGACATGATTGTCAATGTGTTTGATTGGCGGGCCAACCTCAAGATGGCCTCGAATAAGATCAGCTCCAAGGTGGCCGCAGTTTGTTTCTCCGAAGACGGTGGCTACTTTGTGACCGTGGGCAATCGCCATGTCAAATACTGGTATTTGGAAGGTGGCAGAAAG TACAAGGATCCCATTCCCTTGATGGGACGCAGCGCCATTCTGGGTGATTTGCGGGACAACGACTTCTGTGCGGTGGCCTGCGGCAAGGGCGTGTGCGCGGAGAGCACGTACGCCATCACCCGGCAAGGCCATCTGGTGGAGTTCAGTTCGCGCCGCCTGCTGGACAAGTGGGTGCAGTGCCGCACCACCAACGCCAACTGTATCTGCGTCAACGAGCGCTTCATTCTCGTCGGCTGTGCCGAGTCCATCATCCGCATCTTCAACGCAGAGACGCTGGAGTACGTGACCACGCTGCCACGCACCCACTACTTGGGCGTGGACGTGGCCCAGGGCATCCAGATAAACCATATAATGTCGGTGCCGCAGCAGGCCAAGTTTCCCGATTGCATCGCCATGGTGTTTGACGAGCAGCGATCCAAG GTGAGCTGCGTGTACAACGATCATTCGCTGTACATCTGGGATCTTCGCGACATCTCCCGCGTGGGCAAGTCGCACTCGTTCCTCTACCACTCCACGTGCATCTGGGGCGTGGAGACAGTGCCATATAATGTGGAGCGGGAGCCATCGCAAACGCTGCCGGAGGAGTGCTTTGTCACCTGCTCCTCTGACGACACGATTCGTGTTTGGGGCCTGGACGGCTGCACCAACAATGATATTTACCGCAGGAACATCTACTCCAAGGAGCTGCTAAAGATCGTTTACAGCGACGAGGAGCTGCAGTTCATCAAGGATCAGGGTTCGTCGTTGTTCGACAAGGCCGGCAATTCCTCTTACGACGGCAGGAACGGTGTGCGTTGCATCAAAATCAGTCCGGAGCTGCAGCACTTGGCCAGCGGAGATCGGTGTGGCAATATCCGGGTATATAACCTGGTTTACCTGCGCCTGCTCACAACCATCGAGGCGCACGAGTCTGAGGTGCTGTGCCTGGAGTATTCCAATGACAAGATCGAGCGAAAGCTGCTGGCCAGTGCCAGCAGGGATCGTCTCATCCATGTCTTTGATGTGGCCCAGAATTACCTGTTGCTGCAGACGCTGGACGATCACAGCTCCTCGATTACCTCCATTAAGTTTGTGGGCGCCGGACTCAACTTCCAGATGATAAGCTGCGGAGCTGACAAGTCTATAATGTTCAGGAGCTTCCAG GGCAACATCTTTATGCGGGGCACCAACACCTCTGGCAAGACAACGCTGTACGACATGGAGGTGGACTCGAATTCCAAGCACATCCTGACCGCCTGCCAGGATCGCAATGTGCGCGTCTATGGCACCCAGAATGCCAAACAGACGAAAACCTTCAAGGGCTCGCACTCGGATGAGGGCAGTCTAATCAAGCTCAGTCTGGATCCCAGCGGCATCTATGTGGCCACCTCCTGCACGGACAAGACCCTGGCTGTCTACGATTACTACTCCAGCGAGTGTATGGCCAGGATGTACGGCCACAGTGAGCTGGTCACGGGCCTGAAGTTCACCAACGACTGCAGGCACCTGATATCGGCGAGTGGCGACGGCTGCATCTTCATCTGGCAGGTGCCCCACGACATGATTGTGACTATGCAGGCGCGCATGTCGCAGCAACGTCTCCGATCGGGTCATGCTCCGTTGCCCCGTCCCCTGGCTCCTCTGTCGCCACAGGATGGCATAGTCATGGAATCACCGACCAGTGAAATGGAGCAGCCCAAGTTTGGAGTCACAGAGCGATTCTCGGACGTGGGACAACTCCCTCAGTGGGCGATGAGAAAGGCAGCCGGGGACTCGGATAGCGGCGCTCTGTCCATACCCACGCCCAGCGGTGGTGTTGGATCCCATTTGCCGCCTGCCCTTCAGGCTGCCTCGTCCATGGGTAATCTAAGCTCGTCGCCAAGTCAACAGCTTCCGGGAATGGCACCCAGACCACGAGGGAGGTGGTCCCAGCGGAGCAGTCAGTTGGAAACCGCCGATGACCTCCGATCCAATTCGGAGAGTCCCCTGGGCACCGTTTCCTCTGTGGGCGGACACAGTGGCGTGAATGTGCAGACGTCTGATTATAACAGTGCCTCCTCCAAGGACATTATGTATAATCAAACCTACTTGAGCGAGGACTCCTCCATCGATTCCGGAATGGAGACGCGAAGGGGCGAGCTCAAGTTTattggcagcagcaacaatggaACAGTCGTGACAGTGTCCTCCGTTTCCTCGTTGGCTGTGTCTGCCACCAATGGTGCCATTACAACCGGATCCGGACCagccggccagcagcagcagcagcagcgactgcAGCTGCCGGATAAGCGGGGTAAGCCGGGCCTGCGTTTCGATACCCAGACCCACGATCACGACGGCGACGTGGAGGACATCTCTGATGGGGAGAGAACGAGCTCGGATCACGGCATGTTCTACAACAACCTGGCGCCCAGCACGCCAAC AGACTTCAAGGTGACGGCCATgaacgaggaggagctgcgtAAGTCGATGCGCCGATCAAAGTTCGAGAAGTCAGGCCTTCAGCTGGCCACCTCGGGGctaagcggaaacggaagttcGCATACAGCCAGCACTGGAACCGGAACTGGAACCTCCGACACCGAGGATGAAGGCTCCACGCCCAGTGCCGAAAATGCCGAACGTTCGCTGGCCTCCACGCTGGGCGGCAGCTCGGAAAATCTGCCGCAAAGCAACAACAGCTTCCTGCATGCCGCTCTGCCAGAGGGACCGGGACTAACCTCGCCCATGGAAAGGGGCACAAGCA GTCGCCGAAGCATCAGTGCCAAGCACAACACGGAGAATGGGAAGAGTGTGGCGGCACCGCCCACCATTACCAAGTCGTATACGAGCACCAAGAAGGAGGAACTGCTGCAGGTCATCAACAAGGtcaagcagcagctggagaaT GTAGGCCATAGACCCCTTCGGGGAAGCCATAGCATATCGGACCTGAGTCTGGCTGCCAATTTGGATGGCTCGAGGAGTACGGGCGGCGGTGGTCCAGGACGTTATACAAAGCCAG TTGTTTCCCATGACACTTTGCAGTATACTAGTACCCAAAATCCAACAACCACAacagcaactgctgctgcaccaAATGTGAATtcgcaacagcaacatcagcagcagctgccacaTCAGCAATGCATTCCTTCTGCCGCCTCTCAGCAATTTTTCAATTGTGCTGCCCCCAAATCCAAGCTACAACAAAACTTCCAGACGATGCGACAGGTTCAACAGCATTATCCTCCCTATCCCCACCACGTGGGTGTGCATCAGATACATCCCCCACCCGGAGTTCCTTTCGGCGGCTCCTCATCTGCTGTCCAGCACCGCcagcaacatcatcaacagcagcatcatcagcagcagtcgcAGCTGCAACAGCGGGTGAAAAGGAATCCTGCTGGGAATAATAGACGTACTCCTAGTATCTTGAAGCACTACAAATCCTGTCCAGTGTCGCCGGTGCACGAGGAGGTGGAGTGGTCAGCCGAGGGCAACGAAAGAGGAGCCCTCCTGGGTGAACCCAAGAGGCACTCCGTTTATGCAGATGATGCCAGAACTATTTTGGACATGATCCACGCGGACACGGAGAAGATGATAGATGAGATTACCAGGAAGTATGGGGATCTCGATGAGCCCTGCAGTATACCGGCTTCCTATTCCATGCCAGCCAACTTGAGGGGCCTTGGTGGCCTGGGCTCCACGGGAGATTCCACGCCAACTGGAAGGACAACTCAGTATTATGTTTACCGTGAGTTTTATCAGTGCGAGCGGAAGGTCTCCCTGTCGGATATATTGCAACCGGAACAGTTTGCGGCCAGCCAAAGGCGATTGGACGAGGCCAGATTCCTGGAGACTCAGCGCCACTCCAGTGCCAGCTTTTTCCTTACCGGGCAACAGAGTCAGGAGTCCCTGTCCCTGCTCTCGGATGGCGATGGAGCCGGCAGTTACTGCAACAGCCTGGAGAGCGTCCTCTCCGACGAGAGTGACTGCCAGAGTGCTCCGCTCGACTACCCCCAGGCGCAGGTGACTCAAGTGCTTCAGCAACGCCACGCTGGCATCCGGAACTTTATCATCCATGGGCCAGTGTCAAAGTCGTACGGGAATAGCCCAAATGCCTATGGCAGCTTCGATTACTATATGCGCCAGCAGCACCATGCAACGACCACGGCCACGGACAGCTTCGATGTCACCGGCTACAACCTAGAGCCGCTGAAGCCACTGCCCAGCTCGAAGACCTATCCCAGAATAGCCCAGGTCCAGGCCTCGGAAAATATACCCACTCTGCGATCCAAGAACAAGCAATATAACTCAGGTGTCAACAAGTCGTTGAGCACGGATTTCGCTCAACAGCGACAGCAACGGAACTCGAATCCCATGCAATCGGGCGACAGCAATATGATGTTTGTGAAGAAACCCCTCAAGCCCAAGCCCCCGGTGCCGGCCAAACCACAGAACCTGGTGAGCACCTTGAGCCACGTGGaaaagcagcagaagcagcaaaaGGAGCAACAGAAATCACAGTCCCGAACGGCCAGCGTTGTCCGGCAGTTTGAGCATAATTTACAGAAGTTCGAGAAGGAGAAGCAAAGGGAACGGGATCATCAGCAAAGGAGGCCGACGGCAATGCGGAGTTCGGTGAGCAGTGGAGCCCTGGCCGGAGGAGGATCCGGCACAGGCACCGGCACCCAGAGCTGCCTGAAGAAGGTCTCACGCTTTGATACAAGCGAGAGCAGTCGCCGAGCCACCAGTGTGAGGCAGAAGAACAGGCCCAAGATCTCGGTGCGATTCAATACAGTTTCCCAGATTAAGTATACGCCCAGTGCCAAGAGGGAGAGGCAGCGGCAGGCCAGAGaggcagaggaggaggagtctCCGCCGGAACTGGAAGTCGGCAGCCTGCCCAGCGACTACGGAGAGCGTAGCTTCGAAATGTATTTTGCGGAAAATGGGAATGCTCCGGAGAACTTGGAGAATATGCAAACTCTCAAACTCTACACGAAGCCCCAGCTCCAAGCGGTGGTCGATGAGATCCAGCAGGAGCGAGAAAAGTACCGCAAGAACCTGGATAATGCAGGAAGAATCAGTGGAAAGGGCGGCTCCACCAGTCACCAGTGCCAGAATATAGCCAAAAAGATCGACATTATCGAGAAGTTAATCGAAATGGAGGAACGCAAGATGGAGCAAATCCGTTTGGCCACCGAATCTCGCCTGCGACCCTTCAACTGCAATGCCAAGGAGAAGGGGTATGTGAAGAGTTTGACCATGAATTTCGATATGCTGGCCCGGGGAGAAGAGCCGGCTGAGGATGAGGAGCTGACCTCCAAAGATGCCTCTGATCTGTGCGCCTACGCCAGGAATATGCGAAGAAACTGCAGTTTGCCGGATGTCCTGGAGAGCACGGACTTCACTGGGATCTATAGTAGTCAGGGCGTGGAGCTGGCCAAGGAAGTCAGAGCCGATGATGAGGGGCGCGAGGAACCAGAAAACACTGCTGCAGATGGTCCCCATTGCGAGGACAAAGGACCAACGACGGCGACGACTGTTGTTTTGAGGATGGAGCCAG GCAATCCCAAAACGATTAATCCCATGCCCATCGAGGAGTCATCCATACGCCGCGCCTGCTCGCTGAGCGACCTGCACATGGGCAACTTTGGCAAGC CTGGAAAATCCACTGGCGGCACGCCACAGAAGCCACAGATCCAGCATAGGAATGGCAACATCTCGCGATCAGCCAGCAAGAGGAACAGTCTGCAGGGCAAGACGGGACTGGGTGCCTCCAGCAACTCCATGAATGTCCTCAATCAGGGT AGCGACTCTGAGCCCGAGGACAGCAATCGTTTGCGCAGTGCCAGCAACGGACAGGGTCGTAGTAATGGACCCATAG CTGCCAATCGTCAGTACAGCAACAAGATCAACAATGCCAACAACAATCGTCGGAAGACACCAAACTTTAGCAGTG CCACACCACAAATGCAGGACGACTCTAGCTCCGAGGAGACGCCCAATAATACGGTCAACAACAAGCCAATTGTGCCACCGAGACCAAGGAATCTGGGCTTTGATCACAAGAGCAAGCTGCTTGGCAGCCCTGTTGGAAATGCCAACAAACAGAGGAGCGGTGTGACTTCCCTGGAAGAATATGAGGGCACAGATC CCGAAGCCCAAGTGCACAATGTGATCAACAAATTATATACGACAACTCAAGCAGCCATGCAGCTGCATGCGAATCTAAAGAACTCCCTGCTGCTGAAGGAATTGGAGAATGCTTTAATCATGTCCAGGAATATGCTGAGCAGCATTACCACAAATCG ACAAGCGGAAAAGACAAACAatggagtcggagtcggagtgGGCCAGGGTATGGGAGTGGGAAATAGTGGGGGTGGATTGAACCACGATCAGCTGAGCGCTGACAACGGAGACTATCTGATGATGGTCAACAACTGTGCCGATCTTTTGAGCAATTTACGCACGAAGCACAAACCCGATGACTGTGAGAATAACTCCTAG